Proteins found in one Salvia splendens isolate huo1 chromosome 10, SspV2, whole genome shotgun sequence genomic segment:
- the LOC121750345 gene encoding uncharacterized protein LOC121750345 isoform X2, whose translation MSMSIPLQAKFFFKGLWSPSVDDVILSTAIRMKSVRGWNGKQVPAEVFFEASHAVLTKLGCKLTPDDIKERMQFFELRYRTFKAVVATYGVTWDVKDHIIQADEAVWKKIFKPFAAAYFHCDELDFSRLAIVFGMEDVKVEDSPNVIVISDSTEILSPRFVHTITTPTDPGEVNSPLITVSGSVRRKLFDEEGDSRDRESNNGHLPPYYSPPNGVKLDSSLGKPKLDDIVKQLTPPDCSPNVYSSASWSPFGGYRKH comes from the exons ATGAGTATGTCCATCCCCCTCCAAGCCAAGTTCTTTTTCAAGGGGTTGTGGAGCCCGAGTGTGGACGATGTTATCCTCTCAACGGCCATCAGGATGAAATCTGTCCGCGGATGGAATGGGAAGCAAGTGCCGGCTGAGGTTTTCTTCGAAGCAAGCCACGCGGTTCTCACGAAATTGGGTTGTAAGCTCACTCCTGATGATATCAAAGAGCGAATGCAGTTCTTCGAGCTGCGATATCGTACATTCAAGGCTGTTGTGGCGACTTATGGAGTAACATGGGATGTGAAAGACCACATCATTCAGGCAGATGAAGCTGTGTGGAAAAAAATCTTTAAG CCGTTCGCCGCTGCTTACTTCCACTGTGACGAACTTGATTTCTCCCGTCTCGCTATTGTATTTGGCATGGAGGACGTCAAGGTCGAAGATTCGCCAAATGTGATCGTTATCTCTGACTCCACTGAAATTCTGTCTCCACGGTTTGTGCATACCATCACCACGCCCACTGATCCTGGCGAAGTGAACTCACCTCTTATCACTGTGAGTGGTTCGGTTCGTCGCAAGCTATTCGATGAAGAAGGGGATTCTCGCGACCGTGAGTCCAACAATGGCCATCTCCCGCCCTATTATTCTCCTCCGAACGGTGTGAAACTTGATTCGTCATTGGGAAAGCCAAAGCTAGATGACATCGTCAAACAACTGACTCCTCCAGATTGCTCGCCAAATGTGTACTCATCCGCTTCTTGGAGCCCTTTTGGTGGGTATAGGAAGCACTGA
- the LOC121750345 gene encoding uncharacterized protein LOC121750345 isoform X1: MSMSIPLQAKFFFKGLWSPSVDDVILSTAIRMKSVRGWNGKQVPAEVFFEASHAVLTKLGCKLTPDDIKERMQFFELRYRTFKAVVATYGVTWDVKDHIIQADEAVWKKIFKYQPFAAAYFHCDELDFSRLAIVFGMEDVKVEDSPNVIVISDSTEILSPRFVHTITTPTDPGEVNSPLITVSGSVRRKLFDEEGDSRDRESNNGHLPPYYSPPNGVKLDSSLGKPKLDDIVKQLTPPDCSPNVYSSASWSPFGGYRKH, encoded by the exons ATGAGTATGTCCATCCCCCTCCAAGCCAAGTTCTTTTTCAAGGGGTTGTGGAGCCCGAGTGTGGACGATGTTATCCTCTCAACGGCCATCAGGATGAAATCTGTCCGCGGATGGAATGGGAAGCAAGTGCCGGCTGAGGTTTTCTTCGAAGCAAGCCACGCGGTTCTCACGAAATTGGGTTGTAAGCTCACTCCTGATGATATCAAAGAGCGAATGCAGTTCTTCGAGCTGCGATATCGTACATTCAAGGCTGTTGTGGCGACTTATGGAGTAACATGGGATGTGAAAGACCACATCATTCAGGCAGATGAAGCTGTGTGGAAAAAAATCTTTAAG TATCAGCCGTTCGCCGCTGCTTACTTCCACTGTGACGAACTTGATTTCTCCCGTCTCGCTATTGTATTTGGCATGGAGGACGTCAAGGTCGAAGATTCGCCAAATGTGATCGTTATCTCTGACTCCACTGAAATTCTGTCTCCACGGTTTGTGCATACCATCACCACGCCCACTGATCCTGGCGAAGTGAACTCACCTCTTATCACTGTGAGTGGTTCGGTTCGTCGCAAGCTATTCGATGAAGAAGGGGATTCTCGCGACCGTGAGTCCAACAATGGCCATCTCCCGCCCTATTATTCTCCTCCGAACGGTGTGAAACTTGATTCGTCATTGGGAAAGCCAAAGCTAGATGACATCGTCAAACAACTGACTCCTCCAGATTGCTCGCCAAATGTGTACTCATCCGCTTCTTGGAGCCCTTTTGGTGGGTATAGGAAGCACTGA
- the LOC121753190 gene encoding uncharacterized protein LOC121753190, translating into MATSSTSALANVRCADYYRLPSFLKRFSRFRNCESIRIPAQWVREYGTELPLHCTLSMANGNRWVVTMIKFANGCYFMSGWEIFVKDNYISHGDGLTFTHIGAGEFHVMRYDAKNGCPHRDDYDVWDPSWEGPAKVEPDLDTSDDYESFENDSSDDSGAEDNPAPEDLEVGVIPQFSVMLKKPKHELSLSFPSGFCKKHLCMISSECVGAYFTVEDRTWQMVLRNKHGKIRTKRGWKRFMIGNRVRAGMRCTFQLIDVDEVQFYVTFQV; encoded by the exons ATGGCAACATCAAGCACAAGTGCTCTTGCTAA TGTTCGGTGTGCGGATTACTATCGGTTGCCAAGTTTCTTGAAGCGGTTCTCACGATTTCGGAACTGCGAGAGCATT cGCATTCCAGCACAGTGGGTGAGAGAGTATGGGACTGAGCTCCCACTCCATTGCACACTCTCAATGGCAAATGGAAACCGGTGGGTAGTGACAATGATAAAATTTGCCAATGGTTGTTACTTCATGTCTGGATGGGAAATATTTGTGAAAGATAATTATATATCCCACGGGGATGGCCTAACGTTCACTCATATTGGAGCCGGAGAATTCCATGTGATGCGCTACGACGCTAAGAATGGTTGCCCTCACCGGGACGATTATGATG TGTGGGATCCCTCATGGGAAGGTCCAGCCAAGGTAGAGCCTGATTTGGACACCTCGGACGACTACGAGTCATTTGAAAATGACTCTTCAGACGACTCTGGAGCGGAAGACAACCCAGCGCCTGAGGATTTGGAGGTGGGAGTGATTCCACAGTTTAGTGTGATGCTGAAGAAGCCCAAGCATGAGCTTTCATTA AGTTTTCCATCGGGTTTCTGTAAGAAACATCTTTGTATGATTTCATCGGAGTGTGTTGGGGCATATTTTACGGTGGAGGATCGGACTTGGCAGATGGTGCTCCGCAACAAGCATGGCAAGATTCGCACTAAACGTGGGTGGAAGCGATTCATGATCGGTAACCGTGTCCGCGCAGGGATGCGGTGCACCTTTCAGTTAATCGACGTTGACGAGGTACAATTCTATGTTACCTTTCAAGTTTGA
- the LOC121753189 gene encoding uncharacterized protein LOC121753189 — protein sequence MASSQRSVGSIWMSDNIGGFPTSGRKQGKSDRTRRSWTAAEEMCLLGSLKELVSLGWKSDNGFRNGYQQKLEDSLRLAFPRCDLKANPHISSKIHTWKKIYGALSMVLGLSGVGFNLNGDYKIDCNEEQWEQIIKADCGARFLRNKAWPYYDDWTIVFGKDRANGESSKDTEAAVEQLHVQPLPADINGDEYHVSFDSSFDQSMEHDHTSPATNDDSAFSSAKDGAPQARNKKKRKSRDDFDDLVQVISKMHEATNDRLEHLANRIGYEFDLAKARQEVFELVSGIPGLTLGQIFDASDFILEKVEKLDFFMSLPPMAKQAYVYRALEKVVVI from the exons ATGGCGAGCTCTCAACGATCCGTTGGAAGCATCTGGATGTCAGACAACATTGGAG GTTTCCCCACAAGTGGGCGGAAGCAGGGGAAGTCGGACCGGACACGTCGTAGCTGGACTGCAGCAGAGGAGATGTGCCTCCTGGGTAGCTTAAAGGAATTGGTGTCTTTGGGCTGGAAATCCGACAACGGATTTCGTAATGGCTACCAACAGAAGCTCGAAGACTCTCTACGCCTTGCGTTTCCCAGGTGCGACCTCAAAGCAAATCCACATATCTCTTCAAAAATCCATACTTGGAAGAAAATCTATGGTGCGCTTTCGATGGTCTTGGGCCTTAGTGGAGTCGGGTTTAATTTGAATGGGGACTACAAGATCGACTGTAATGAGGAGCAGTGGGAGCAAATTATCAAG GCTGATTGTGGTGCACGCTTTCTGCGAAACAAGGCTTGGCCTTACTACGACGATTGGACGATCGTGTTTGGCAAAGACCGAGCGAATGGTGAGTCTTCCAAAGACACTGAAGCTGCTGTTGAACAGTTGCACGTCCAGCCACTCCCTGCTGACATCAACGGAGACGAGTACCACGTTAGCTTCGACAGCTCATTCGATCAGTCAATGGAGCACGACCACACATCCCCTGCAACTAATGATGACAGCGCGTTCAGCTCAGCGAAGGACGGTGCCCCTCAAGCGCGCAACAAGAAGAAACGTAAGTCGAGGGATGATTTTGATGACTTGGTGCAAGTGATTTCGAAGATGCATGAAGCTACCAATGACAGGCTCGAACATCTTGCCAATCGAATTGGGTATGAATTTGATCTGGCTAAGGCTCGACAGGAAGTGTTTGAACTAGTGAGTGGCATCCCGGGACTGACACTCGGCCAAATCTTTGATGCCTCTGACTTCATACTGGAGAAGGTTGAGAAGCTTGACTTCTTTATGAGCCTCCCTCCAATGGCGAAACAAGCTTATGTGTACCGGGCCTTGGAGAAGGTTGTCGTCATTTAA